One Massilia sp. 9096 genomic window carries:
- a CDS encoding acyl-CoA dehydrogenase — translation MSRSDSPRKAQFHWDDPLLLNEQLNDEERMVRDAANAYCQDKLQPRILEAFRHEAMDTSIFREMGELGLLGPTIPEQYGGPGLNYVSYGLIAREVERVDSGYRSMMSVQSSLVMVPIFEFGNEETKQKYLPKLATGEWIGCFGLTEPNHGSDPGSMVTRARKVEGGYSLTGSKMWITNSPVADVFVVWAKDDEGAIRGFVLEKGWKGLSAPAIHGKFGLRSSITGEIVMDEVFCPEENAFPEVRGLKGPFTCLNSARYGIAWGALGAAEACWHTARQYVLDRKQFGKPLAANQLVQKKLADMQTEITLGLQGCLRLGRMKDDGTAAVEITSIMKRNSCGKALDVARTARDMLGGNGISDEFGIIRHMVNLEVVNTYEGTHDIHALILGRAQTGIAAF, via the coding sequence ATGAGCCGTTCCGATTCGCCCCGCAAAGCCCAGTTCCACTGGGACGATCCGCTGTTGCTGAACGAGCAGCTGAATGACGAAGAGCGCATGGTGCGCGACGCCGCCAATGCCTATTGCCAGGACAAGCTGCAGCCGCGCATCCTCGAAGCCTTCCGCCATGAAGCGATGGACACGTCGATCTTCCGCGAGATGGGCGAACTCGGCCTGCTCGGTCCGACCATCCCCGAGCAATACGGCGGCCCCGGCTTGAACTACGTCAGCTACGGCTTGATCGCGCGCGAAGTCGAGCGCGTCGATTCCGGCTACCGCTCGATGATGAGCGTGCAGTCCTCGCTGGTGATGGTGCCGATCTTTGAATTCGGCAACGAGGAGACCAAGCAGAAATACCTGCCCAAGCTGGCTACCGGCGAATGGATCGGCTGCTTCGGCCTGACCGAACCCAACCACGGCTCCGACCCGGGCTCGATGGTCACGCGCGCGCGCAAGGTCGAGGGCGGCTATTCGCTGACCGGATCGAAGATGTGGATCACCAATTCGCCGGTCGCCGACGTGTTCGTCGTCTGGGCCAAGGACGACGAAGGCGCGATCCGCGGCTTCGTGCTGGAAAAAGGCTGGAAGGGATTGTCGGCCCCGGCGATCCACGGCAAATTCGGCCTGCGTTCTTCGATTACCGGCGAAATCGTCATGGACGAGGTGTTCTGCCCCGAAGAAAACGCCTTCCCCGAGGTGCGCGGCCTGAAGGGTCCGTTCACCTGCCTGAACTCGGCGCGCTACGGCATCGCCTGGGGCGCGCTCGGCGCCGCCGAAGCCTGCTGGCATACCGCGCGCCAGTACGTGCTCGACCGCAAGCAGTTCGGCAAGCCGCTCGCCGCCAACCAGCTGGTGCAAAAGAAACTGGCCGACATGCAGACCGAAATCACGCTCGGCCTGCAAGGCTGCCTGCGCCTGGGCCGCATGAAGGACGATGGCACGGCCGCGGTCGAAATCACCTCGATCATGAAACGCAATTCCTGCGGCAAGGCGCTGGACGTCGCCCGGACCGCACGCGACATGCTCGGCGGTAACGGCATCTCGGACGAG